GAATACTATGGTGTTACCTGAAGTTAACAACAAGCTGATAAATACAGAGATTGCGGATCAAAAAACCATTGATTCAAAGAAAGATGATGAAGTTCAGCGGAAAAAGAGTACGGGCAGGATCATTCCGGGTGAAGATTCCGATTCAGAATATCCTGGTATTGAAAATGATGATGATCCtttagaagatgaagatgatgatgagttCATGAAAAGAGTGAAGAAGACAAAAGTTGAGAAACTATCACTGGTTGACCACTCAAAGATCGACTACATTCCATTTAGAAAGGATTTTTATATTCAAGTAAAGGAGATTCAAAAGATGACTCAAGAACAAGTTATTGCATACAGAAAAGAATTGGAGTTGAAGATACATGGAAAAGAGGTACCCAAGCCGATTAAAACGTGGTCCCAAACTGGACTTCCAACTAAAATATTAGAAGCTATAAAAAAGATGAATTATGATAAGCCAATGCCTATTCAAGCACAAGCACTACCTGTTATAATGAGCGGTCGAGACTGTATAGGTGTCGCGAAAACAGGTTCAGGTAAAACCTTAGCGTTTGTATTACCCATGTTGAGACATATAATGGCCCAGCCCGAACTTGAAGCTGGAGATGGGCCCATTGGGCTTGTAATGGCGCCTACACGAGAGCTTGTTCAGCAGATTCACAGTGATATAAGAAAATTTGCCAAAGTTTTGGGTCTCCATTGTGTTCCTGTTTATGGAGGTTCGGGTGTTGCCCAACAAATCAGCGAGTTGAAAAGAGGGGCTGAAATTGTCGTTTGTACCCCTGGTAGAATGATTGATATTCTCTGTACGAGTGGCGGGAAAATCACAAATCTTAGAAGAGTCTCGTATTTGGTTATGGATGAGGCCGATCGCATGTTTGATATGGGTTTTGAGCCACAAATTACCCGGATTGTCCAAAATACCCAACCCAAACGTCAGACTGTACTTTTTTCTGCTACATTTCCTCGTCAGGTTGAAGTATTGGCTAGAAAAGTAGTTGTAAATAGACCCGTTGAGATTCAGGTTGGCGGTAGGAGTGTTGTGAATAAAGACATATCTCAGCTAGTTGAGGTGCGTCCCGAAAATGAAAGGTTTTTAAGATTATTGGAGTTACTTGGTGAATGGTATGAAAAAGGTAAGGTCTTGATATTTGTTCAATCTCAAGAAAAATGTGATGCTTTATTTAGGGATTTGCTTAAACATGGATATCCTTGTTTATCGCTTCACGGGGCTAAAGATCAGACTGATAGAGAATCTACTATTTCTGATTTTAAAAATAACGTATGCAATTTGTTGATTGCAACGAGTATTGCTGCTAGGGGTTTGGATGTAAAGGAGCttgaacttgtgattaattatgatGTTCCAAATCATTATGAAGATTATGTTCATCGTGTTGGGCGAACAGGAAGAGCAGGAAGAAAAGGTTGTGCGGTCACGTTTTTATCTACTGAAGATGAACGATATGCGCCAGATCTTGTAAAAGCTTTGGAACTTTCAAATCAAGTTGTTCCTGATGATTTAAAAGCTCTTGCTGATGCGTTTATGGCGAAGGTTAATCAGGGAATTGTTCAAGCTCATGGGACTGGTTATGGTGGAAGTGGGTTTAAGTTTAATGATGAGGAAGATGAAGTTAGAAAGGCTGCAAAGAAAGCACAAGCTAAAGAATATGGATTTGAAGAAGATAAATCAGATTCAGAAGATGATGA
The window above is part of the Rutidosis leptorrhynchoides isolate AG116_Rl617_1_P2 chromosome 1, CSIRO_AGI_Rlap_v1, whole genome shotgun sequence genome. Proteins encoded here:
- the LOC139886289 gene encoding DEAD-box ATP-dependent RNA helicase 45-like, with protein sequence MEDLKHKSNNKDDYYVKKDELKRGHRDKDRNGGDRRRDKEKDRDRERSVDDKKHRERHRDKKEKDKEKERKEREREKERERERERAKEKENRERERAKERERDKEKERKEREKERERRERREREERDREKMREKRREAAERDHHGGNEDGKDRGRKRRRRDDDYYKEEREHVSKTSSRPSVDNGSGIKVDERLAVKEVVKSREADMEEEQRKLDDEMEKRRRRVQEWQEKRRKEESEKEQNEGETTETAGKTWTLDGESDDEEAVHVENVEEDGMDVDENVNDPSRNGDDVVNGSDNGGDTVPDVQQNGGGNMDEDEIDPLDAFMNTMVLPEVNNKLINTEIADQKTIDSKKDDEVQRKKSTGRIIPGEDSDSEYPGIENDDDPLEDEDDDEFMKRVKKTKVEKLSLVDHSKIDYIPFRKDFYIQVKEIQKMTQEQVIAYRKELELKIHGKEVPKPIKTWSQTGLPTKILEAIKKMNYDKPMPIQAQALPVIMSGRDCIGVAKTGSGKTLAFVLPMLRHIMAQPELEAGDGPIGLVMAPTRELVQQIHSDIRKFAKVLGLHCVPVYGGSGVAQQISELKRGAEIVVCTPGRMIDILCTSGGKITNLRRVSYLVMDEADRMFDMGFEPQITRIVQNTQPKRQTVLFSATFPRQVEVLARKVVVNRPVEIQVGGRSVVNKDISQLVEVRPENERFLRLLELLGEWYEKGKVLIFVQSQEKCDALFRDLLKHGYPCLSLHGAKDQTDRESTISDFKNNVCNLLIATSIAARGLDVKELELVINYDVPNHYEDYVHRVGRTGRAGRKGCAVTFLSTEDERYAPDLVKALELSNQVVPDDLKALADAFMAKVNQGIVQAHGTGYGGSGFKFNDEEDEVRKAAKKAQAKEYGFEEDKSDSEDDDDGVRKAGGGDISQQAVLAQAAAVAVASQQPSTGAVPVGVVGGVVGNEGAARAAALAAAMNLQHNLARIQADSLPEHYEAELEINDFPQNARWKVTHKETLGPISEWTRAAITTRGQYVQPGRIPAPGEKKLYLFIEGATEQSVKRAKAELRRVLEDITTQALSLPNSQPGRYSVV